Proteins from a single region of Punica granatum isolate Tunisia-2019 chromosome 8, ASM765513v2, whole genome shotgun sequence:
- the LOC116188940 gene encoding dehydrodolichyl diphosphate synthase 2-like: MLSLRATISVADKPISLNQSPCLSTKTQTLSLLSLSQSIQRRALVSATDGAKDFEVVNGRMASAGGLTRVEVDLLPSGLRQELMPRHVAVCADGCGRWAHKRGLPPSAGHAAGVRSLKEMIDLSGKWGIKVLTVFLFSTENWFRPKAEVDFYMDLYERVVEHELMSACSGDGVRLSMIGDASRLPKSFQEVWAKAEQSTKNNSGLHLILAMSYGGKYDITQACKSIAHKVEDGLITLEDIDEKLVGQEISTGRAEFPCVDLWMRTSGELRISNFLLWELAYAELYFSPVLWPDFGKAEFVEALHSYQQRQRRFGDRVSS, encoded by the exons ATGCTGTCACTTCGCGCCACCATTTCGGTGGCAGATAAGCCTATCAGTCTCAACCAAAGTCCCTGCCTATCTACTAAGACTCAAACACTCTCGCTGTTGTCCCTCTCTCAATCGATACAGCGGCGAGCCTTGGTTAGTGCCACAGATGGGGCCAAGGACTTTGAGGTGGTCAACGGCAGAATGGCCTCCGCCGGCGGCTTGACGAGGGTGGAGGTGGACCTGCTGCCCTCTGGCCTCCGGCAAGAGCTGATGCCCAGGCATGTGGCGGTATGCGCCGATGGATGTGGCAGATGGGCCCATAAGCGGGGGCTGCCACCATCAGCGGGCCATGCGGCAGGAGTGCGGTCCTTGAAGGAGATGATTGACCTCAGTGGTAAATGGGGGATTAAGGTGCTTACCGTGTTTTTATTCTCGACGGAGAACTGGTTTCGACCCAAA GCCGAGGTTGACTTCTACATGGATTTGTACGAAAGGGTCGTAGAACACGAGCTGATGTCAGCTTGCTCTGG AGATGGGGTGAGACTATCCATGATAGGAGATGCGTCAAGGCTCCCCAAGTCATTCCAGGAAGTGTGGGCTAAAGCAGAGCAATCGACGAAGAATAACTCCGGGCTTCACCTCATTCTCGCTATGAGCTATGGCGGGAAATATGACATAACTCAGGCATGCAAAAGCATAGCTCACAAAGTGGAAGACGGTCTGATCACATTGGAAGATATCGACGAGAAACTGGTTGGGCAAGAAATATCTACTGGCCGTGCAGAGTTTCCCTGTGTAGATTTATGGATGCGGACGAGCGGTGAACTACGAATCAGTAACTTCCTGCTGTGGGAATTGGCCTATGCCGAGCTTTACTTCTCCCCAGTTCTCTGGCCCGATTTCGGGAAGGCTGAGTTCGTGGAGGCCTTACATTCATACCAGCAGAGACAGAGACGATTTGGTGATAGGGTTTCATCATGA